In the genome of Afipia felis ATCC 53690, the window TCGATGCCGAGCGTCTCGGCAAAGCCGAACATGACATTCATGTTCTGCACCGCCTGCCCCGACGCGCCCTTGGTGAGATTATCGAGCGTCGAGACGATGATCGCTCGCCCCGGCTTGCGATCCTCGGCAACACCGATGAACGTCATGTTCGAGCCGCGCACATGGTGCGAGTCCGGCGTCTTGCCGAACGGCAGAACATAGACGAATGCGTCCTTCTCGTACTGCTTGCTCAGGAGCTCGTGCAACTCGCGCGCGGTCTTGCCGCGCCGTCCGCGAACGTAGATCGTCGAATAGATACCCCGATTTGTCGGCAGAAGATGCGGCGTGAACGTCGCCGTCACGTCCTTGCCGGCAGCCTTGGAGAATTCCTGATCGAGTTCGGACATATGCCGATGATGACCTACGCCATAGGCGCGGAATCCTTCGGAGACTTCCGAGAACAGCATTTCCTCTTTCGCCGAGCGCCCCGCTCCGGTCATGCCGGACTTGGCGTCGATCACGATCTCATCACTCTCGATCGCCTTGGCCTTCAGTAGCGGAATGAGTGGCAGTTGCGCGCAGGTGGTGTAGCAGCCGGGATTGGCGACGAGCCGTGCCTTCTTCACATCGCGCCGGTAGATTTCGGTGAGGCCGTACACGGCCTCCTTCTGCAGTTCGAGCGCATGATGCTCGTGCCCGTACCACTTCGCGTAGACGGCGGGATCGGTCAGACGGAAGTCGGCCGACAGATCGACCACCTTCGTCTCCGGTGCTTTCGCCAGCAGATCCTTGAGCACGGTCTGCGTCGTCGCATGCGGGAGCGCGCAGAATACAAGGTCGAGCGCGGCAGCCGCCCAGTCGACGCTCTCGATCGAGACAAGCTGCGGCAGATCGTAAGGCGCGAACTGCGGAAACACGTCGCCGAGCTTCTGCCCGGCGCGACGGTCGGCAGTCAGAAGAACGATCTCGACGCGCGGATGCCGCAGCAACAGGCGTACGAGTTCTGCCCCGGTGTAACCGGAAGCGCCGAGAATGCCGATCTTCTTCTTTTCAGCCATGACAATAGTCCTTATCCGACGGAGCGCGGGACAGGTGATGCGGCGATTTGTTGGAAGAGACAAGGCGCCGCGGACTTATCCTGCGGCATTGGATCGAGCAAACGCGACCTGCCGCTAGATTGCACAGCGGCGGCGACGGAGGGTTCTGTTTGCGGGTTCGATCATGGGGCCGCATATAAAACCCCTCTGGCGCAGGGTCAAGCAGCCCAGCGGCCGCCTCAGCGCCAGTCGGCTGTCAGACCACCGCCCAGAACCAGGTCGCCAGCTTTGAGATCGCGTCGCCGAACAACAGCAGAGTCGCCGACCAGACGAATGCCGACGAGAAATTCGCGATCTGGAAGTGCCAGTACGGCATCTCGAATATACCGGCGACCAACGGCACTGCCGCGCGCAACGGCCCGAAGAAGCGCCCGATGAAAATGCCCGGCACGCCCCATTTGCTAACAAACTTTTCGGCGCGCGGCAGCATTTCGGGGTACCGCGACAGCGGCCACATCCGCGCCACCCGATCCTTGAAGGTGTATCCGAGCCAGTAAGAGAGCCAGTCCCCCAGTGCGGCACCGAGCGCCCCTGCGACCCAGACCGGCCAGAATTTGATATCGCTTGCACCCACCATCGCGCCGATGCCGATCAGCGCGCTCCAGGCCGGGATCAACAGCGAGATGAAGGCAAGCGATTCACCGAATGCGAGAGCGCCGACGATGGGTGCGGCCCAAACCTGATGTTCCCGGACGAATTCGACCACGCCGCGAACCATCTCTTCCAGTGCCATTCACTTCCCTCGTTCTGAGAACCGGCGCGCGATCAGCCGGCCCGGCACTGAAGGCATCCTGCCCTGCAGGCAATGCGACCCTGCCTAGATGAGGGTTGCCCGCCACATTGTCACGTCGTTCATGTCATAGTGAACATCAACGATTCGTGCCCTTTACCAGACCACCAGAACTCAAGTCCATGGCTAAACAACTGAAAGCAAATACAAAATCAACTTCTTCCGCGAAAGCGGCGAACGACCTGTTTGCTTCGGGAGACAAGAAGCCGCGCGGCTCCGCCGCACCCGCCGCCAAGCCTTCGGGCGCGGAGGCCGGCTATACCGCCGCCGACATCGAGGTGCTGGAAGGGCTGGAACCGGTCCGCCGCCGCCCCGGCATGTATATCGGTGGAACCGACGAGAAGGCGCTGCATCATCTGTTCGCCGAGGTTATCGACAACTCGATGGACGAAGCGCTCGCCGGTCACGCGAGTTTCATCGAGGTCGAGCTTGGCGCGGACGGATACCTGACGGTAATCGACAACGGCCGTGGCATCCCGGTCGATCCGCATCCGAAGTTCAAGAACAAGTCGGCGCTCGAAATCATCATGTGTACGCTGCACGCCGGCGGCAAATTCGACTCCAAGGTCTATGAGACCTCGGGTGGTCTGCACGGTGTCGGCGTGTCGGTGGTGAACGCGCTGTCTTCGGAGCTCGTCGTCGAAGTGGCGCGCAACCAGAAGCTCTACCGGATGACGTTCGAGCGCGGCAAACCGAAGGGTAAGCTGGAAGAGCTCGGCAAGGTTCACAACCGCCGCGGCACATTGATCCGTTTCAAGCCGGATGCTGATATCTTCGGCAATAAAGCCGCCTTTAAGCCGCAGCGCCTGTTTCAGATGGCACGCTCGAAAGCGTATCTGTTCGGCGGCGTCGAAATCCGCTGGAAGTGTGCGCCCGAACTCCTGAAGGGCATCGAGAATGTGCCCGCCGAGGACACCTTCCACTTTCCGGGTGGCTTGAAGGATTACTTGGCTGCGGCCATTCATTCCGACACACTGGTGCACCCGGACATCTTCTCCGGCAAAACAGGACGCAACGGCGCGCACGGTGCCTGCGAATGGGCCGTGGCCTGGACCGCCGATGCCGACGGCTTCATGTCCTCCTACACCAACACGGTGCCGACACCTGACGGCGGCACCCATGAAGCCGGCATGCGCAGCGCGTTGCTGCGCGGCATCCGCGATCACGCCGAGCGCACCGGTCAGGGCAAGAAGGCCTCCTCCATCACTTCGGAAGACGTGATGGTCGGCGCGGCCATCATGCTGTCGGTGTTCGTGCGCGAGCCGGAATTCCAGGGACAGACCAAGGACCGTCTCGCGACCGCCGAAGCGCAGCGCATTGTCGAACAAGCCGTAAAGGACCCATTCGACCACTGGCTGTCAGGCAATCCGGCGCAGGCCAACAAGCTTCTCGAATTCATCATTGAGCGTGCCGACGAGCGGTTACGCCGCCGCGCCGAGAAGGAAATCTCGCGCAAGACCGCAGTTAAAAAACTGCGACTGCCCGGCAAGCTCGCGGATTGCACCAACACCGCGACCGAAGGCTCCGAACTGTTCATCGTCGAAGGTGATTCCGCGGGCGGCAGTGCCAAGCAGGCGCGCGATCGCAAGACGCAGGCGATCCTGCCGCTGCGCGGCAAGATCCTCAACGTCGCCTCTGCCACGCGGGACAAGATGGTGGCCAACGCGCAGCTGTCCGATCTCATCCAGGCGATCGGCGCTGGAACCGGGGTCAATTATCGCGAAGACGATCTGCGCTATTCGCGCATCATCATCATGACCGACGCCGACGTGGATGGCGCACACATCGCCTCGCTGCTCATCACCTTCTTCTACCGGCAGATGCCGAAGCTGATCGACGAAGGACATCTCTACCTCGCCGTGCCGCCGCTCTATCGGCTCACTCATGGCAGCAAGACACTGTACGCGCGCAATGAGGCACACCGCGATGAAATGCTGAAAAAGGAATTCCATGCCAACGCCAAGGTCGAGATCGGCCGCTTCAAAGGTCTTGGCGAGATGATGCCCAATCAGCTCAAGGAAACCACGATGGACCCGCGCAAGCGCACGCTGCTGCGTGTCGTGCTGGCAACGGAAGACCGCGACAGCACCGCGACGTCTGTCGAACGGCTGATGGGCAGCAAGGCCGAGGCGCGTTTCGAATTCATCACCGAGAAGGCCGAGTTCGCGCCGGAAGAACTGCTCGACGTTTAATCAGGCCTGTTTCGCCTCCGGCGAATGAACGTGCTCGGGGCGAACCCCGATGCCAATGGTGCGAGCGGTCAAGCCCTGAAGCCAGGGTAAGCTACCGACCAGCCGCATGATAAACGGCGGCGCAAACTGCCGGTCGGTAATTGCGCGATTGATCAAGCGGTTCTGCACGAACACCTGGATGGCCTGCGTCGCCTTTACTGGAAACTCACGCCGCGCCTGCACAAGGCTGAGATCGTCCAGCGATGGAGCGCCTTTTCCGAACTTGTCGCACAACAGGTTCGCCGCCGCGACCGCATCCTGAATCGCCAGATTGACGCCGACGCCGCCGACCGGCGACATCGCGTGCGCCGCGTCGCCGATGCAAAGAAATCCCGGCTTGGCCCATTTCGTCAACCGGTCGATTTGCACCGACAGCAGCTTGACGTCGTCCCAGGTTTTCACATCCGAAATATGGTCGCGCGTGACCGGAGCCAGTTTGACGATGTTGGCGCGGAATTTATCGAGGCCGCCCTCCTTGACTGCCTGATATCCATTCTTGGCGATGACATACGCACACTGCCAATAGTCAGTGCGATCCAGCATCACCATCATTTGCCCAGCCTGGATACGTCCGAAAACACTGTCGGTTGGTCCCTTCGGTTTTCCTACCTTGAACCACAGCACGTCCATCGGCGCGCCGATGTCCTGCACCGCCATTCCGGCTTGCTCACGCATCTGCGAATGACGGCCATCGCAGGCGACAACAAGATCGGCTGAGATATGGAGCTCGCCCTGCTCCGTTTTCGCGACCACACCGGTCACGCGATCATTGGCGCGCAGCAGATCGACTGCCTCAGTCGTCTTGCGAACTTCAAGATGGGGAAACCGTTTGCCTTGGCTGTCGATGAAATTCAGGAAATCCCATTGCGGCATGAAGGCAATAAACGGACACGGCGTATCGAGCCGCGATAGATCCGCGAGGCGGAGCGAGGTATTCCCGATCTCCACATTCAGCCTGCTGATCTCGTCATGCGGCACTTTCAGAAAGTCGTCCAGCAGACCGAGCTCCTGCATCACCTGCATGGTCGAGGGATGTACCGTGTCACCACGAAAATCGCGGAAGAAATCCGCGTGCTTTTCCAACACCACGGTTTTGATGCCGGCCCGGCCGAGCAGATAGCCGAGCATCATTCCGGCAGGACCGCCGCCGACGACACAGCACTGTACCCGAATGGTTTCGGCGGATTGGGATCCCCCCTCCATATCAGCGGTCTCCGGTTCTGGAACCAGGCGCATCTGGTCCCGCAGTGGCCTCAGGATGTCACGAAACCGATAAATATTAAGGGTTTCAGGCAGTTTCCCGCCAAAAATATTGACTTTGGGCGATTCCGTCCTATGTTCCGGGCACGCGGCCAGGGTCGAAACGCGATCATCTGATTAGCCGCTTGCCTGCGATATAATCATCCCCGTGCATGAACTGCATGCCGTTCCGGGGTTGAGCGCGGCAGTATTTCCGAGAAGTCCGAACGGCGATCTCGTGTAGAGGCTCAATGTCCTTTTCCAATCTCGGCTTGTCCGACAAGGTTCTCGCTGCGGTCGCAGCCACCGGTTACACTTCCCCGACGCCCATTCAAGAACAAGCAATTCCCCACGTTCTCGCTCACCGAGACGTGCTCGGCATCGCCCAGACCGGCACCGGCAAAACGGCGGCGTTTGTGCTGCCCATGCTCACGCTGCTGGAAAAGGGCCGCGCGCGAGCCCGGATGCCCCGCACCCTCATCCTTGAGCCGACCCGCGAACTCGCGGCGCAGGTGAAAGAGAACTTCGACCGCTACGGCGTAGGCCAGAAGCTCAATGTCGCCCTTCTGATCGGCGGCGTCTCGTTCGGCGACCAAGATGCCAAACTGATGCGCGGCGTCGATGTCCTGATTGCTACCCCCGGCCGCCTGCTTGACCACACCGAGCGCGGCAAGCTCCTGATGACCGGCGTAGAACTGCTGGTGATCGACGAAGCCGACCGCATGCTGGACATGGGCTTCATTCCCGACATCGAGCGCATCTGCAAGCTGGTGCCGTTCACTCGTCAAACGCTGTTCTTCACCGCAACGATGCCGCCGGAAATCCGCCGCATCACCGAAACATTCCTGCACAATCCAGTGAAGGTCGAAGTCTCAAAACCGGCATCGACCGCCGTCACTGTGACCCAATCCCAGATCAGCACCGGCAAGGAGCCGCACGAGAAGCGCGAACTGCTGCGCCAGCTTCTGCGCAATGCCAAGGATCTGAAGAACGCCATCATCTTCTGCAACCGCAAGCGCGAGGTCGCGATCCTGCACAAATCGCTGCAGAAGCATGGCTTCGGCGCAGCCGCACTGCACGGGGACATGGACCAGAGCGCGCGCATGGCTTCGCTCGAACAGTTCCGCAAAGGCGAGTTGCCGTTGCTGGTCGCCTCCGACGTCGCCGCCCGCGGCCTCGACATCCCTGAAGTGAGCCACGTCTTCAATTTCGACGTGCCGCATCACCCCGATGATTACGTTCATCGCATCGGCCGCACCGGCCGCGCCGGTCGTCTAGGCACCGCGGTCTCGATCGTCTCGCCGGCCGACCAGAAATCCATCATGGCGATCGAGAAGCTGATCGGGCAATCCATCCCACATGCGGAGGGCTATGCGCCGGTGGAAGCCTCCACTGCCGACGCGAACGGTGCCACAGCGGACTCGAGCTCGCGTCCCCGCAAATCCCGCCGCGGCGGTCAGCGGTCGCGAACCCGCGATCATGAAAAGACCACGGCCAAACCAGCCGCCAACAAGGCGGGATCGTTGCCGAAATCGTCAGCCAGAACGCCGCCCGCTCTACCTCCTTCGCTCGGCCGCATCCCGATGGCTGCTGCGGCGCAGGATCATATGGAGCCCGGCGATCATTCACATTTGCCGGCGTTTCTGCTCCGTCCGGTACGCGCCCGCGGATAAGGTGCGTATCTGAACGAAAGTGTTTACCCGTC includes:
- the argC gene encoding N-acetyl-gamma-glutamyl-phosphate reductase gives rise to the protein MAEKKKIGILGASGYTGAELVRLLLRHPRVEIVLLTADRRAGQKLGDVFPQFAPYDLPQLVSIESVDWAAAALDLVFCALPHATTQTVLKDLLAKAPETKVVDLSADFRLTDPAVYAKWYGHEHHALELQKEAVYGLTEIYRRDVKKARLVANPGCYTTCAQLPLIPLLKAKAIESDEIVIDAKSGMTGAGRSAKEEMLFSEVSEGFRAYGVGHHRHMSELDQEFSKAAGKDVTATFTPHLLPTNRGIYSTIYVRGRRGKTARELHELLSKQYEKDAFVYVLPFGKTPDSHHVRGSNMTFIGVAEDRKPGRAIIVSTLDNLTKGASGQAVQNMNVMFGFAETLGIDQPALSS
- a CDS encoding DedA family protein, which encodes MALEEMVRGVVEFVREHQVWAAPIVGALAFGESLAFISLLIPAWSALIGIGAMVGASDIKFWPVWVAGALGAALGDWLSYWLGYTFKDRVARMWPLSRYPEMLPRAEKFVSKWGVPGIFIGRFFGPLRAAVPLVAGIFEMPYWHFQIANFSSAFVWSATLLLFGDAISKLATWFWAVV
- the parE gene encoding DNA topoisomerase IV subunit B gives rise to the protein MAKQLKANTKSTSSAKAANDLFASGDKKPRGSAAPAAKPSGAEAGYTAADIEVLEGLEPVRRRPGMYIGGTDEKALHHLFAEVIDNSMDEALAGHASFIEVELGADGYLTVIDNGRGIPVDPHPKFKNKSALEIIMCTLHAGGKFDSKVYETSGGLHGVGVSVVNALSSELVVEVARNQKLYRMTFERGKPKGKLEELGKVHNRRGTLIRFKPDADIFGNKAAFKPQRLFQMARSKAYLFGGVEIRWKCAPELLKGIENVPAEDTFHFPGGLKDYLAAAIHSDTLVHPDIFSGKTGRNGAHGACEWAVAWTADADGFMSSYTNTVPTPDGGTHEAGMRSALLRGIRDHAERTGQGKKASSITSEDVMVGAAIMLSVFVREPEFQGQTKDRLATAEAQRIVEQAVKDPFDHWLSGNPAQANKLLEFIIERADERLRRRAEKEISRKTAVKKLRLPGKLADCTNTATEGSELFIVEGDSAGGSAKQARDRKTQAILPLRGKILNVASATRDKMVANAQLSDLIQAIGAGTGVNYREDDLRYSRIIIMTDADVDGAHIASLLITFFYRQMPKLIDEGHLYLAVPPLYRLTHGSKTLYARNEAHRDEMLKKEFHANAKVEIGRFKGLGEMMPNQLKETTMDPRKRTLLRVVLATEDRDSTATSVERLMGSKAEARFEFITEKAEFAPEELLDV
- a CDS encoding FAD-dependent oxidoreductase; the protein is MEGGSQSAETIRVQCCVVGGGPAGMMLGYLLGRAGIKTVVLEKHADFFRDFRGDTVHPSTMQVMQELGLLDDFLKVPHDEISRLNVEIGNTSLRLADLSRLDTPCPFIAFMPQWDFLNFIDSQGKRFPHLEVRKTTEAVDLLRANDRVTGVVAKTEQGELHISADLVVACDGRHSQMREQAGMAVQDIGAPMDVLWFKVGKPKGPTDSVFGRIQAGQMMVMLDRTDYWQCAYVIAKNGYQAVKEGGLDKFRANIVKLAPVTRDHISDVKTWDDVKLLSVQIDRLTKWAKPGFLCIGDAAHAMSPVGGVGVNLAIQDAVAAANLLCDKFGKGAPSLDDLSLVQARREFPVKATQAIQVFVQNRLINRAITDRQFAPPFIMRLVGSLPWLQGLTARTIGIGVRPEHVHSPEAKQA
- a CDS encoding DEAD/DEAH box helicase codes for the protein MSFSNLGLSDKVLAAVAATGYTSPTPIQEQAIPHVLAHRDVLGIAQTGTGKTAAFVLPMLTLLEKGRARARMPRTLILEPTRELAAQVKENFDRYGVGQKLNVALLIGGVSFGDQDAKLMRGVDVLIATPGRLLDHTERGKLLMTGVELLVIDEADRMLDMGFIPDIERICKLVPFTRQTLFFTATMPPEIRRITETFLHNPVKVEVSKPASTAVTVTQSQISTGKEPHEKRELLRQLLRNAKDLKNAIIFCNRKREVAILHKSLQKHGFGAAALHGDMDQSARMASLEQFRKGELPLLVASDVAARGLDIPEVSHVFNFDVPHHPDDYVHRIGRTGRAGRLGTAVSIVSPADQKSIMAIEKLIGQSIPHAEGYAPVEASTADANGATADSSSRPRKSRRGGQRSRTRDHEKTTAKPAANKAGSLPKSSARTPPALPPSLGRIPMAAAAQDHMEPGDHSHLPAFLLRPVRARG